The following is a genomic window from Spirosoma foliorum.
AAGCAGCGCCTAAAAGAGGGTGAAGTCGGATCGTCGGCCATGCCACATAAAGTCAACCCGATTGATTTTGAGAATTCGGAAGGAAATCTGGGTATCGCTAATGCCATTTTCGAGCATTTATCGGCTAAACTCCCCGTTTCCCGGCTTCAGCGCGATCTGACTGATTCGACGGTATTACGGAGCATTGGTGTTCCGTTTGCTCACTCAGTTATTGCGCTCAAATCACTCCTGAAAGGTTTGAACAAGCTAGAGTTGAATCAGGATGCTCTCAATGCTGATCTGGAAGACAACTGGGCTGTCGTAGCCGAAGGAATTCAAACGATTCTCCGTCGCGAAGGCTACCCACAGCCATACGAAGCCCTAAAAGCCCTCACGCGAACTAATCAGAAAATTACAGCGGATACCATTCGCGAATTTATTGAGGGTTTAGATGTATCGGAAGCAGTTAAGGGCGAGCTACGCGCTATTACGCCGTTTACCTATACGGGAATATAATTGATGTAGAGTAACGTAAGGTCTATATAAATAGCCGTGCTGCTAACAAGCAGCACGGCTATTTACATTATAAACAAACTATAATCGCTTCATTCTGAAATCTATACTGGTCTGCTATGACCAGAAATCGGGCAATTGCCCCCATCTATAAGTCTATAGCCGCCAGCTACCAATACCTAATATTAACGTGAATAATGGATGAAATCTGAAATTATTGACTGATTATCAGTTATTTATAATATCGTTTTTTGTCATCTCGACGCCAGGAGGGATCTTCGGCAACTGATTATTTACCGAAGATCCCTCCTGGCGTCGGGATGACAAAAAATTAGTATAATTCTATTCGTAAATCATCCATTATTCACGTTAATATTAACGATCAAACAAAGAGCTTGCTCAGCGCCACACCCACGATTACTCAATGAACGAATAACGAATAATGTTTAAATTGACCTGTTATAAGTGGGGTAAACAAGATCAATTTTTAAGCAAAAAAATCATAGATTAATCAGCAGAATACATGACTAAAAAACGCATATTTTTTACTGGTGGATCGGGGAAAGCTGGAAAGCATGTCATTCCCTACCTGATCGACCAAGGCCACACCGTGTTGAATGTAGACCTGATGCCCTTGGATCATCCAGGAGTAAATAATATCGTCGCTGATATTACGGATTCTGGACAAATGTTTAATGCCCTAAGTTCTTATGCCAGCTTAGATGAATTAGAGCCAGGTACGGGCGTACCCAAATTTGATGCCGTCGTCCATTTTGCAGCCGTGCCCCGAATTTTACTTAAACCAGATAATGAAACGTTTCGGGTTAACACCATTGGCACCTATAATGTGATTGAAGCAGCTGTCAAACTGGGTATTCGAAAGATTATTATTGCCTCTTCAGAGACTACCTATGGGATTTGTTTTTCCGATGGTCAAACCAACCCAAAATCGTTGCCGTTGGAAGAGGATTATGACGTTGATCCCATGGATAGCTACGGCTTATCAAAGGTAGTCAATGAACAAACGGCCCGCAGCTTCCAGCGCCGTTCGGGCTTTGATGTGTACGCCCTTCGGATCGGTAATGTGATTGAACCGCACGAATACACCGAACTGTTTCCCTTTTACTTGACTCATCCTGAAGTGCGACGTCGGAATGCCTTTTGCTACATTGATGCGCGAGACTTGGGCCAGATTGTGGATTTATGTTTGCAAAAAGAGGGTCTTGGATATCAGATTTTCAATGCAGGTAATGATCACAATGGAGCTATTCTTCCTAGCCT
Proteins encoded in this region:
- a CDS encoding NAD-dependent epimerase/dehydratase family protein; translation: MTKKRIFFTGGSGKAGKHVIPYLIDQGHTVLNVDLMPLDHPGVNNIVADITDSGQMFNALSSYASLDELEPGTGVPKFDAVVHFAAVPRILLKPDNETFRVNTIGTYNVIEAAVKLGIRKIIIASSETTYGICFSDGQTNPKSLPLEEDYDVDPMDSYGLSKVVNEQTARSFQRRSGFDVYALRIGNVIEPHEYTELFPFYLTHPEVRRRNAFCYIDARDLGQIVDLCLQKEGLGYQIFNAGNDHNGAILPSLELSKKFFPGVPLTRELGKYEALFSNRKIREVLGFKEQHNWQKYVTWE